The window ttttctcaaacaaaacaaattttcaaattttcaaataacaaaataacatattttaaccattttccaaacaataaaataactgaaaaatctaaaaaatggttcaaatatgttattttgtaacttgaacattttaaaatatgtttatgtaatgctttgctgatgagagaatatgtttctctatttttcttatttttgtgaggggggatatatattgtttttcggcactaccttgttctctataggtgatataacatgaattactgtgggatcgataaagttcttatttttgccatctgagagaattaaacatattatatttggtgcctaactgtttcccaagtatattagtgcgtgtgtgaatgaataaatgagacgtaaaacgtaaatttctttgtagaaaggcgctttatgaaaataagtccattcacttgtattagtttacagcgcagtctgcctgcagccaggtccctctccgcagtcttgccacatccaatatggcggcgacgttgacgtatcgcagcagctccatggggcggagcttggacgtaggcagtgcttttgggttgggttgccaggtttgtcaggaacccgttaatataatacatccatgcaggaaccccgacacgtgacacaccattgactcatttcactttaaaatcgggacataagcgggagaaattacaaatcgggagcagggcgggagaaatggttgaaaatcgggagactcccgcttaaatcgggagtgttggcaggtatgggttatgggctgaagtctcgcgccccaaggggcctcgcgccccaaggggcctcgcgccccaaggggcctcgcgccctgggccgtttatttatttatttttttttcaaattctttttttttttcaaattttttttcgttttttcccttataaatatcaacagtcacgttccattacagacctaaatgtgtactagtctgtgcatatcaataaatatatgtgcaatgatgcgcgtgtctgttgttcaatacaactgcgtcagaccaagcgcagacacaaggtgctctgatccagacgggtggagttggaacaaactgtcacacaatgtcgagagaacgagacagattcaggaaatttccatcaggggatgaaaaaagaaaaaaaactaaagaaaatggaagagtttaatgcctctctgaaaggcttgtttgataaatttgttacaaaaatcaccgatccaaccgggtctcaagcagccgtggggccccgtgtcgaggcaagccaaatgatgatgaggcaggggaagttatccagtattttgctaatgtgagagttaaaattgcgcatatagacacccgatccgacccgaaaaaacccaaaaaatttcgcgcgcgctcgctacgctcacgcgcgagggcccccccagcctgaaaatcacaggacttatctgtggtggtgaaagaagtcagcagtatgaatttgaaagatgtgtgagcatcccttcatgataaacagagggggaacgcattctgacagcagtatttcacgctttcagaatgcgttccccctgtttaaaatgggttaatatatcattgtagatatctgaaatgttctttttgactaggaacaattgaattacagatatctgcaacacatatccagtctagctattaaatgttaaaacggcttgccatacaagtttgctggtctactcagaaacagtactaagtacatctataacgggactgggggggatggtgtaggtttaggtttattagacaagaacatacacaccaacaagacagtgtacaagcggtgtcacaagaacgtttgttttcattcataggcttcattttctttccatcaatacctggtgggccggtctaggctcaaaatgcccgggccgatttattgtcccagtccagccctggtCATGTGTCATTGCTTTCAAACTCAAATCCGTAAATTCTGCCGCCCGGCATATTTCTATAGCTGACGTGAGTGTGAGATTTTTCTCTCTGAGTAAACGACGGCGCGCAGCCTCATCACACACGCCCAGCACCAGTCTGTCTCTTATCAGATCCTCTTTAAGGTTTCCGTACTCGCAGGACGCAGCCTTCTCTCGTAGGCGCGTTACAAATGCATCGATTGGTTCTCCCTCGTCCTGCTTACAGTTGCCGAAGATGTATCTCTCAAATATCACGTTCCTGGCTGGCTTGAAGTGCGCCTCCAAAGCGTTAAGGATAGCTATGGGGTCTTTCGCCTGCCCCGCAGAAAGTCCCAAATTGTGCTTATATATGTGTCGGCACTGACTGCCCATCACCCGTCGCAGGGTTGCTGCTTGCAcatcatcttctttttcatttagaCCCATCGCCAGCATTTAGTCTTCGAACTCCGACCTGAATTCGTCCCAGTTGTTTGCGACGTTGCCGGTTAATTTCATCTCTCCCGGTGGTGGTATTGCGGACGCCATCGTAATGCTGATGTCTTCTTCTGTGTTAGTTAACTATTCACCTTGGTTATttacttctgacaccatgtttgtgttcaataaatggaGAGGAGATATGGAGCGTGTCTATCCCTTCAGCAGTATATTTAATTAACGCTCAACGGTTAACGTTTGAGACATCAGCTGTTTTAACAGTCGGGGCAaaacgttaccatgacaacaccagagggggcggggacTCCCACTATAACAGAATCCCATAAcaaggtgtggtggtgatgctcctggggtgtggtggtggaagctcctggggtctggtggtggagctagtgactgacATGTCTTGAAAACGGCGGGCATGACGagaaaaatcctgtaaaaaatctctctaatgtgtttctttttttcctgtaaagttggacattttaaagtgtaggtaaatggagaatgactggcttttggtcagttgtggaactgcaacgaaattcatttctgcataagacccaatgcgagaaagagatggtcgaccttcctgtcctgagcaccaagaagaggactagagtggttttccaagatcCAAAAAATATtgttgcaaagtcatacatgtttctcCCCACTTTcaaacaggggacctttcgagtgttaggcgaacgtgataaccactacactacagaaactttcatgctttgaaaatggggggcgtaacgaaaaaaaatcctatcttccaatcattcatgttagaaataaatgtatgacttcatataagttgtcctgttgtggtaaaattaaaaatcatccatgggtattaccatgctgggtagaaaatacaaaatgtaccacaagggaatccaactgattacttttgaaagacagtactggatatggttAATAACTgaaaattaggcagtcgtcttgcacattcaaacattgcAAACAAACGAtgcaatgcattttcatcaacagtcagtgcagtatgttcatagatcatacatccactttcttgtttgcaaaaagctctggatagatttcagttaatctctcacaggaatctcatgtatgagaggaagtcttaagtagcagaggatggtttccatccatcaacctctgggttatgggcccagcacgcttccgctgcacCACTCTGCTGtttaaccaggatgtgactccgccacacagtccGTGACTTTGGGGGACAGCGTCACTCCTTTCAAACCTTCTGACAGTGTCAAAAATCCTACAACTCTGTCAACTAACTAACCAGCTTAAATGACATCATGTGACCCAGCACAATTCTCTCAGATATGAATGAAGCAGATCTCTTCTAAGACTGATTTCTTTCTGATTATCTCTTAAAATTGATCAGATTTGTTTGGAACTGTGAAGGGAAACAACTGTTGGAAATGATCCTTCGTATTAATCAGTGACCATCATTAGCATCACTAGCTGAAAACAACTGTATAAACATCATTCAAGAACATACTCATGATATTAGATACATTCATCACATATTTAAGGGTTCTTAGGGACATTTTAGGGTAACTCCAGCCCCCTAAAGCAGGTCTAATGGTGTCCATGTTTCCATTTCcctgtgttgttttttgaggtGGAGCCTCGTGGATTGATACTACAACATCATGTGGGTAAAACCTTAATACCTGGTTGTGTGGAAGACTGACAAGTTCCACTGAGATTTGAACTCAGATTACtggagtcaaagtccagagtgctaaccattcaAAAGAGAGTGGGGAGTATCGGTCTATAGCCTAGAAAAGAAATGCAAAGCTCAAGTCTATCAATCCAGGCCAGTTCTTACAGAGCCTTGTGAACAATCTTGAGCAACGCTTGTCTGTACGGGGCCATACGTGCATGTTTGATCCAGGCCTGGTTTACAACATCTTGAATTACATGCACAGTCTCCCAAACCAAGTAGAGACCTTTTTAAGTGAGGTCAAACTTGGAAAGTAACTGACTGTCAGAAACaccacgtaaagaaatacacatttggtcaagaagaattggaggagtaccccaccttgtggcacgagtgaagaacagcaaagcattaaagtgactaaaaggagaagaacCAGACATTACCTCCCTCTCAAGCAGTCCACATGTCTTAGAAGAACTTGaatgtgcaaattaactttGGGTAAGAATCATTCAATGTGCCTTTCTCTTTTTTGAAGCTAcatgtcatttttccatttcaccaccatggttgaaccatgaatgaatgagacgtctatcatctttttctcatccaaagacagatgagtctagaggctctgctgggatttgaacccaggacgtcctgtttactagacaggtgctttgaccaactaagccacagggcctctgTTGGGTTCCTGAAGTCATCACAAcattaataacttaggaaaaagacaccagagactgtcagaaatgattttcaatgccttctgcagaaggttggacaGAAGTCTGAGGAGCTGTAGGGCAACACGGCCCTCTCTTCGAACTCGTCAGGCCTTCTGACAACTGgctgtctgcagagctggcgcttttattggtaaactgacaggaaacttgaccatatttggaacagtgaatgtatagatggacaatggacaaaaacaggaaacagatggtcattggtcacacagacatggtatcagatgatggttgaaaagtcacaccttatgacttttcagttagtaagtaacttatctgtggtgtgcagagcaacagacatccttttagaATTGGTCaagggggttttgttgtcatgagatggtcttaaacccttaaagacaatgagacggCTGTCAGTCGACCCCCCTGAGTCTCTCCAAGGAAGTGGCTGCCCTGTTATCTGTTTAGAGCATGTGATGGGGGTCTTGGAACGGATGTGCCTAAAAACAATGGTCCATTTGACCAACgaggaagtcagcagttttaacctcctgcgtggcaggcgagaattctaccactgaaccaccaatgcatgtcatgagaataaacaggcagttttctaattctgattctggcaGTTTCACAATGACAAACTTGGATTAATCTCACACCTCCACAACCTCTAGAGCAGTAAGTTCTAGTGTCCTACCTCACATTCACTTTTTACAGGTCACTTGAACCAATACAAAACAGGTGACTAAGATCagggtttgtgtttgttttttttttttttttttacgttttttttttcatgatttatttttatgtatttttttccttttttaaatcattctttcaggattccctccatcatctgttGACCTTCAGCGTCTGCGTCGGACAACTCTCCTGCGTCTGCGGGCGACGCGGGTCCTACGGACTCTCCGGCGCCTGCGGACGGGGCGAGAGCTCTGTCTGCGTCTGCGTGGCATTGTCAAAAGATGTGATGAGAACTAGTAAGAAGGAGTTCTATTTATAAACTCTGTTACAAGCTTGTTGATGGAATGGAATGGTTCATGGAATTGATGATGTGGCACCATATATGACATCATATATTCTTCAATGGAATgaatgacatcataacttgatgacatcatatattcttcaatggaattaatgacatcataatttgatgacatcatatcttcttcaatggaattaatgatcatattatttggggttttttggtttagtttttacttcataacagtgatgatgtcatagaaaaaaaagaaagcagacttttaattactttaaattacaaaatagtGAATAAGAGAATGATGACTGTAATAAAACACATCTTACAGGGTTTTTAGCTGTGATTTCACCTGATAAGTCTGGAAACCGCCGCAGACAACAGTGATGAAAACGTCCAATCATGTGCTAACAGTGGAATGATGATCTTCATCAGTTTCTATTCTGGCTCAGAGGCCAGGGCTTTATGCTCTTATACACTTTCTAAACCCACGCTGACATTtgtggaaatgcctgtaaaaccctTCGTGAATCTTCCTTAAAACAAGTccagaaaaagccattaaaggtAAAACAGAGACTTGCTTGGGTAAATGAAATCAGACTTAACTCTAGcagttaaatataaaaacacaccagcTCAGGAGAGCAGTATTATATATGTAGtggatagggctgggcgatatatcgagattttaatatatatcgatatattttcaaacgcgatatggtacgagacaatatcgtttatatcgatttctaAAAAACGATCTAAACGATTTTgatatagtttattttgtgacaaattgacttgaatgttttatttgagatttgcacaactgtcaacctcagtggaaaagtctgcctgttactgtctacattgtattaattgcacagtgtgttttaatttaattgttatgcaggaaagggatatttgttttattttattcaagaagcatttttgttaataaaggaaccagtgtgacatttggcacgaggatCAGAGCTTTAGGCGTGCTGAGCACTCAGAGTTCGCTGGCCGGCGAGGCAAAATAAACTTCCctgttttgtacattttaacaCAAGTTTGAACCATCATTCCCACATTTGTGAAAGAAAAGCAGAGATAGAtagaaactttttttcaaattgttatCGTTTCATTGTCCATTGCTTATCAccatcaaaaaaaagaaacatctaccttaATTTCAGGATCCTGTCAATGGAAATGATAATAACGTCTCCATGACAACGGGCAATGAAAATATGACttcacaacaaaagttgtcttgtGGCTCAACTTGCCCAGTTTAGGGGTAAGTTGATCTGCATCTGGGGGTAAATTGACCCATTTTCTATTTTCCAGTTTAAACCTGAAGAATAATTTGTCTAAATCTTAAATGgcaatttaacaatatttaacaaACCAAATTCAAGTGTATTATTCAGAATATGTTAAAAGACagaaaagacagacagacagacagaaaaatACAACTTAACTGAAACTTACAAGAACAAAACTTATTATTAACGTATTATCAAAGAATAATTGGGCCAGAGCGTGTTTTTGATCAAATTGAAGTGCAATTCATGGTGGATGACCCTTGACACCACACAAGTAGGTGCATCTTATTTGTGGTCTGTAAGATCCTTCTCTGtctccttaaattaatttaaacaattataataaaaatactaaaaaaGTCCTCTCTCTGCTCTATTAAATAGTAatataataatcaaaatattgaatcatttatatccAATAAATGATATAAATTGATCCAAATTACATCATTCTAATTGAATATTTGGTTGCAATGAGAAATGAAGTCACATCATGTGATCATACACTCGTACctgaaccacacacacacacacacacacacacacacacacacacacacacacacacacacacacacacacacacacacacacacacacacacacacacacacacacacacacacacacacacacacacacacacacacacacacacacacacacacacacacacacaatgaacaTTCAGAGTTGATGAAGATTCATTACATCAAagatcagacagtttgattgaCAGGACAGATGATCAGAGGAGCAGAGTTTTTACCTCCATTATTGATAAAGGGACTGAAGAACGGGTGGAGTTtctccctgaaggagcagccagTAAAGGAGTAGAGAAGTGCTGCAGCATCTACATCATGAAAGGAGACCAGACCCTCCTCATAATCCACAAACACCCCCAACTTCTCAGGAGGAGAACTGGGATGGAGACGGACTGGAGGATCTTTAGCAGCAAGGTACTCGTTTACATTTCTCAGCCCAACAGTCCAGTAACCATTCTGAGGACTCGCTGTGATCTTTCCCTTCCTGTTGACCGACTCTCTGGCCACTCCTAAAGTCCAGTCAGTCTTTCCTTTAACCTGAACCTCAAAGTAAAATCTGCCTGAAGAGAAACTCTGTTTTCCTAAAACACAAGCAGATGTAGAGAATCTCTCTGGATTATCTGGAAGATTCTTCTCCACATCAACATGATAGACTTGTTTTCCATCATCAGACAGGATGAGTTTACGATGTGCTGTATCAGGATCAAGAGTCACATCAGCTTCAAACAGCTTCTTCATCTTCTCTCTGAGGTTCTTCTCCAGCTGCTCCACAGCTCTCACCACAGTCCCCTCATATGAAGGTGGATGGACTCTGACCTCTGTCCAGTTCTTGGTGGGTGGAGCATCTTCCAGGGATGAGAATCTTTGGAGGAGGTGCAGGTGATCTTCAGAGCGTGAGAGCTGCTCCACCTCAGAGCTCCTCTTCTTCAGCTCACagatttcctgttccagatCTTTGATGAAGTCTTCAGCCtgtttctctgcagttttctgtttgtcttccatCTCCTTCATGAACTCCTTCAGACGTCTCTCAACAGACTCCTTCAGATCAGTGAAGACCTGAACACCTTCTGCTTTCTCTCTGTGTGCAGCATCGTTACTGATCTTCAGAGACGCTCTGATCTCCTGAATCTTCAGTCGTctcttctggatcatctgctgaATCTCAGCCTCTGTCTTCTGCAGCtctgccttctttccttcatattCTTCTCTCAGAGGAACAAACTCATGAGTCTTGTGGTCTAAAACAGGGCAGAGCGTGCAGACACATGTCTGGTCGGTCTTACAGAACAGCTCCAGAGGTTTATCGTGCTTCCTACAAATCctgtcctccaggttctccacagGCTCCACCAGCTGATGTCTTTTCAGACGTGAAGCTGTCAGATGAGGCTCCAGGTGAGTCTCACAGTAGGAGGCCAGACACACCAAGCAGGACTTCAGGGCCTTCAGTCTGGTTCCAGTGCAGACGTCACAGGGAACTTCTCCTGGTTCTGCAGCTTGTtgctctgagctgctgctgctggatttcTGTTGAGCTTCACGTCTGAACTCAGAAACCATCTCTCTGAATAAGGTGTTGACTTTCAGCTGAGGTCTGGTGTAGAAAGTCTCCTGACATAAGGGACACTTGTAGAGAACATTATCATCCCAGAAATGAGTGATGCAGGTTTTACAATAGTTGTGTCCACATGGTGTGGTGACTGGATCAGTGAACACATCCAGACAGATGGAGCACAGGAACTGATCTGCAGATCTCAGGCTGCTGCCAGCAGACATGTTGGTTCTCTGGAAACAAAAGTGAAAGTGTGAAACATCAAAGCTGCAATAAGGAAATGAAGAAGTGAAAAACAACAAGAGAGAAGGAAACAGAACAAAGAATGTCATGAATCCTCAGAGAAAACACCCGTCTGACAGTAAAAAGAGGAACGTTTCATCAACACAAGTTTAGATTATTAATGTCACGACTCCAGAATAATGAACTATTTCATGTGAATCATTTTCCTCTAAATGTTCCTGTTCTTTGACCAGAGTCAGTTTGAGTTTTCCAGAATAACATTTAGTAAACTCCTGGACTCACCAGTGTCTCCAGACTCTCTGCTGAGTTGTTGAGAACAAACTCTGAAGTCTGAATTTACTCAGAAACCAGAATCAGACAGGTTTAGTCTCTGCTGCAGCTCTTCTGTCGCTCTGACAAACATTCTGATTCACTCAACCATGTGACGTTGAAGTTTTCCTGTATTTCCagttctgctgctcctcctACAGTTCTGATCTTTCCACCTGATTACTGTCACATGACTCTCATTATGCCTGTTTTACCTGATGTTATCTGTCGTTGCCGTCTTCATCCTCCTGAAGACTCTTTACTAACTCACATCAGTCACTTTTTGTAGATAAACACTAAACTCTTCACCTTCAGCTGTTCGACATCTCTGTTTGTGCTGGAATCTCAACTCTTCTTGGCTGTTTTTAGGATCTAATCAggaagtttttatattttagttATGCAAAAGTGTCAGCAGGAACTAAACATAATCCAGAAGCTGGGTCGGGTCttatttaagatttaagattTTTGAACCATCTCTGACTATAAACTGTATTTGGGCAGCGTCCAGGTAGTTATGTCAACAAAAAGATTTGTGTTCTATGTCTAAAACTGAGATATGAAccagaaaaaaagagactttCATACACCTGAAGCTCCTGAATGGAACTCAGAAATTGTCCAGAATAATTGTGGAAAATGGGCATGTTTCCATTTCCTTTTGAAGCAGGAAATGTGATGAGCTGGACTCACCAGTGTTTCAGAGACTCTGCTGTGTTGTGGAGGAAAACCTGATGGACTCGCTTGGACCTTCTTTCAGAGACGAACAGGAATCTTCTGGACTGGATTTCTGCTCCGTCACACTTGaactttcctccttcctccctctgcTCTGGTTCTTCCTCTTATTTACAGGATTATTATCAAACAGCAGAGTTGATGTGATGAATAAGACGGAGTGAAGCTTCGTCTGCAGCTCGTTGTTCAATCATTCACCTTTACAATGTTGTCTATCTTAAATTAACTAGAACATGTTCAAAgttcccctccttgaaccgccaccttactgtggtggaggggtttgtgtgcccgagtgatcctacgagctatgttgtcgggggcactttcgcccctggtagggactcccatggcaaacaggtcctgggtgacgggccagactaagagcggttcacaaagcctACCATGGATAAAGCTAAATCAAGGACcgtaacgtcgcccggatcggcgtcaccggggccccgccctggagccaggcctggggttggggctcgtaggcgagcgcctggtggccgggtctttgcccgtgggacccggccgggctcagcccgaaacggcgacgcgggtccgccttcccgtaggcccaccacccgcaggaaggaccatggcaggccggtgcattgtggactgggtagcagtcgtggcggggtgcctcgacgacccaatccctggaccaaaaccctcacagtggggacatggaatgtcacctcgctgggggggaaggagccggagcttgtgcgtgaggttgagagataccggctagagatagtcgggctcacctccacacatagcttgggctctggaacccagctccttgaagggggctggaccctccactactctggagttgcccagggtgagaggcggcgggctggtgtgggcttggttatagccccccagctcagccgccatgtgttggagttcaccccggtgaacgagagggtcgcttccctgcgccttcgggtcggggataggtctctcactgttgtttgtgcctacgggccgaacagcagtgcggagtacccggccttcttggagtccctgggaggagtacttgatggtgctccaactggggactccattgttctactgggggacttcaacgctcacgtgggtaatgacagtgatacctggagaggcgtgattgggaggaacggcctccccgatctgaacccgagcggtgttttgttgttggacttctgtgcgagtcacagtttgtccatcacgaacaccatgttcaggcataagggtgtccatcagtgcacgtggcaccaggacactctaggccggaggtcaatgatcgactttgttgtcgtttcatctgaccttcggccgcatgtcttggacactcggtggagagaggggctgagctgtcaactgatcaccacctggtggtgagttggatgcgctggcggagggagaggttggacagaccgggcagacccaaacggattgtgagggtctgttgggaacgtctggctgagccctctgtcagggacatcttcaactcccacctccgggagagcttctctcagatcccgggggaggagggggacatcgagtccgagtggaccatgttctctgcctccattgtcaacgtggcggctcgaagctgtggacgcaaggtctccggtgcctgtcgtctGCCTGTccatgccgtcagactgaagaaggagtcctaccgggctatgttggccggtgggactcctgacgcagtagataggtaccggcaggccaagcgggccgcggctcgggcagtcttggaggcaaaaactcgggtctgggaggagttcggggaggccatggagaaggactttcggtcggcctcgaggaaattctggaggaccgttcggcgcctcagaagggggaagcagtactctgccggcaccgtttatggtgctggtggggagctgttgacctcgactggggacattgtcggacggtggaaggaatactttgaggatttccttaacccgactgacatgccttccactgaggaagcagagggttggggctcggaggcgtgctcatccatcacccaagccgaggtcaccgaggtggttcgtaagctcctcggtggccgggcaccgggggtggatgagattcgccctgagtacctcaagtctctggatgtcgtagggctgtcttggctgacacgcctctgcgacattgcatggaggaaggggacagtaccgctggggtggcaaaccggggtggtggtccctctgtttaaaaagggggaccggagagtgtgttccaactacagggggatcacacttctcagcctcccggggaaagtctacgccagggtactggagaggagattacggc of the Cololabis saira isolate AMF1-May2022 chromosome 11, fColSai1.1, whole genome shotgun sequence genome contains:
- the LOC133454809 gene encoding E3 ubiquitin-protein ligase TRIM39-like, yielding MSAGSSLRSADQFLCSICLDVFTDPVTTPCGHNYCKTCITHFWDDNVLYKCPLCQETFYTRPQLKVNTLFREMVSEFRREAQQKSSSSSSEQQAAEPGEVPCDVCTGTRLKALKSCLVCLASYCETHLEPHLTASRLKRHQLVEPVENLEDRICRKHDKPLELFCKTDQTCVCTLCPVLDHKTHEFVPLREEYEGKKAELQKTEAEIQQMIQKRRLKIQEIRASLKISNDAAHREKAEGVQVFTDLKESVERRLKEFMKEMEDKQKTAEKQAEDFIKDLEQEICELKKRSSEVEQLSRSEDHLHLLQRFSSLEDAPPTKNWTEVRVHPPSYEGTVVRAVEQLEKNLREKMKKLFEADVTLDPDTAHRKLILSDDGKQVYHVDVEKNLPDNPERFSTSACVLGKQSFSSGRFYFEVQVKGKTDWTLGVARESVNRKGKITASPQNGYWTVGLRNVNEYLAAKDPPVRLHPSSPPEKLGVFVDYEEGLVSFHDVDAAALLYSFTGCSFREKLHPFFSPFINNGGKNSAPLIICPVNQTV